A stretch of DNA from Phaseolus vulgaris cultivar G19833 unplaced genomic scaffold, P. vulgaris v2.0 scaffold_1171, whole genome shotgun sequence:
CACTCTTTACGTTTCTCAATCTTAAAGTCATCTCTTGGATGAGTTTATCATTTTTCCATATGCAGCTGCTCTCTTCAGCAAGGCAGTTAGTCCTATCTTGTTGAACCTTCTTGACtatatgaccctctgggagaTCGCTCAACTCCATCTTCACACACTGAAGATATGGCTTTAAGTCTATTTCTGCATCGCCCATGTTGTCATCTACCGTGAAAGTGTCTTTGTCTGTAACTGTCTGAATAGAACAACACA
This window harbors:
- the LOC137817783 gene encoding protein C2-DOMAIN ABA-RELATED 3-like, producing MQQLKTTVVKDTCNPEWNEELTLYVTNVNIPILLTVTDKDTFTVDDNMGDAEIDLKPYLQCVKMELSDLPEGHIVKKVQQDRTNCLAEESSCIWKNDKLIQEMTLRLRNVKSGEITVEIGWVTLPDSKGLSQVEF